AGCCTGCTGTGTTCTGATCCTGAATCTTTCTTTCAGGATCAGAACGAACCCATCAAGACCTCTTCGCGTTCTTTGCGCCTTCGCGGTTCACCAAAACTTCTCCGCACGTTGCGTAGAAGTTACAGTCAAAGAGTCTAAATCATTTCCAGGGCGCAGGCCATGGAGACGCCCCCGCCGCCGCAGAGAGTGGCCAGTCCCAACGACTTTTCTCTTTTTTTCAAGGCATAGAGCAGCGTGACCATGATGCGCACCCCGGTGGACCCGACCGGGTGACCCAGGCCGATTCCGGAGCCGTTCACATTGGTGATTTCCCGGTTGAGGCCCAGCTCCTTTTCACATCCCAGATACTGGGCCGCGAATGCCTCATTCAATTCGATGAGATCAAAATCGTCCAGCTTGAGGTCCGGGTGTCGATCGAGAAGATTCCTGACCGCGGGGACGGGGCTCAAGCCCATGACCGAGGGATGACAGGCGCCCCGGCCGGTTGCCCGAATCCGCGCCATCGGCTGGATTCCCAACTCATCTGCCTTGTCCGCGGACATGATGACCATGGCGCTGGAGCCGTCATTGATACCTGAGGAATTGCCCGCCGTGACCTTGCCGGTCTTGGGGATGAAGGCCGGGGGCAACTTGGCCAGTTGCTCCATGGTCATTCCCGGACGGAAGTGTTCGTCCTTGTCAAATATAAGGGGCGGTTTTTTCCTCTGAGGCACCTCCACCGGTACGATCTCATCCTTGAAATAACCCTCCAATGTCGCCCTTTCCGCGTTATTGTGACTGCGGAGGGCCACCTCGTCCATCTCTTCACGGCTGATATTGTGAAGCTGGGCCACGAATTCGGCGGTATGCCCCATGATATAGGGTTTACCCTTGAAGAGTTCCAGGGGCATCCCTTCTTTTACAGGACCTTCCTCGGGATGCGGCAGCAGATAGGACCCGCAGTGGAGGGCGTGAATCAAGGCATCTACAAAGACATGATCCTGAAGCCTGCAGCCCCAGCGGGCCCCGGGAACGGTATAGGCAACTCCGGACATATGCTCGGTGCCCCCGGCCAGGATAATGTCGGCCAAGCCCGCCTGGATCATGGCCATCCCTGAAATCACGGCCTCCATGGCGGATGTGCACACCCGGTTGATGGTGACTGCGGTGACATGATCCGGTATGCCGGCCATCAAGGCGGCAACGCGGGCCACGTTGAGAGAGTCCGCGGGTTCCACACAGTTTCCGAATCGGACATCATCGATCATGTCGGGGGCGATTCCCGCCCGGGTAATGGCCTCTTTCATGCTGACGCTTCCGATGACAGCCGCGTTCAGGTCTCGCAGGCTCCCGCCAAAGGCGCCGATTGCCGTTCTGCATGCAGAAACGATCACAACATCTTTCATAGTTGACTCCTTCGCTTTGAGATTGAGGAATTCAGGGGTTGAGGAATTCAGGAATTGAGGATTCAGCGTGTCGCTGGGTTTCGTTTCACCCTGCCCGACCTACCCGCTCATCCTTCCAAATCGTCCAACTCATTCAACCATCCGGCATCCACCCATCCAATCGTCCAAATCATCCGGCATCAAATGAGCCTGTTCTCCTTCAACCGGCCCATCAGACTCTCCACGGCTGTTTTTGCATCTCCTTCCAAAATTTCCCCTTCTCTCTTGAACTTGGGGGAAAAGGTCCTGATGACATGGGTTAAAGAACCCTCGAGTCCCACATCGCGCGTCTGCACGCCGATATCCGCGGCATTCCACAGGGTGATGGGCGCTTTTTCCTGACATGCCGCGATCAGTTCCCCGACCCTCGGATAACGGGGCGTGTTGAGTTCGCCGATTACTGTAATGAGCGCCGGAAGGGTGCACTGAACACGCTCATATCCGTCTTCAAGCCGCCGCTTTACGATTATATTTTTTTTCTTTGTCTCCTCGATCCCGCATACATACGAAACATGGGGGATGCCGAGATATTCAGCCACCTGAGGCCCGATCTGGGCCGTATCCCCGTCAATGGCCTGGCGACCGCACAGGATCAGGTCGTATCCGTCCATTTTTTCAATGGCCTTTCCCAGGGTAAAAGAGGTTGCCCACGTATCCGCCCCTGCAAATGCCCTGTCGGACAGGAGTATCCCCTTGTCCGCCCCCATTCCGAGCGCCTCCGATACGGCGTCAATGGCCTGAGGCGGACCCATGGAGACGGCGGTCACCTTTCCGCCCAGGTCTTCTTTCAGGAGGATGGCTGCCTCAAGGGCGTGCTTGTCGTCGGGGTTGATGATGCTTTCAATCCCTTCCCTGATCAGGTTTCCGGTCTTGGGGTCCAGCTTGACCTCTGTGGTGTCGGGAACCTGTTTGATCAATACAATGATATTCATAACTGGCGCCTCCCCCTGAATTTCGGGCTCCGGGAACCGGGATCCCGGGAAACTTACCGCGAAAAGAGCCGATGGGCGGTTATCGGTTACGTGTTTCCGGTTTTCGGGTGTCGGTTCGAGGGCTTTCGGATGACAATTGACGGATAACGGATAGCCCTTTCCTCAGATTACAGACATGTTTGTGTACT
Above is a window of Deltaproteobacteria bacterium DNA encoding:
- a CDS encoding acetyl-CoA C-acyltransferase, which codes for MKDVVIVSACRTAIGAFGGSLRDLNAAVIGSVSMKEAITRAGIAPDMIDDVRFGNCVEPADSLNVARVAALMAGIPDHVTAVTINRVCTSAMEAVISGMAMIQAGLADIILAGGTEHMSGVAYTVPGARWGCRLQDHVFVDALIHALHCGSYLLPHPEEGPVKEGMPLELFKGKPYIMGHTAEFVAQLHNISREEMDEVALRSHNNAERATLEGYFKDEIVPVEVPQRKKPPLIFDKDEHFRPGMTMEQLAKLPPAFIPKTGKVTAGNSSGINDGSSAMVIMSADKADELGIQPMARIRATGRGACHPSVMGLSPVPAVRNLLDRHPDLKLDDFDLIELNEAFAAQYLGCEKELGLNREITNVNGSGIGLGHPVGSTGVRIMVTLLYALKKREKSLGLATLCGGGGVSMACALEMI
- a CDS encoding electron transfer flavoprotein subunit beta/FixA family protein; the protein is MNIIVLIKQVPDTTEVKLDPKTGNLIREGIESIINPDDKHALEAAILLKEDLGGKVTAVSMGPPQAIDAVSEALGMGADKGILLSDRAFAGADTWATSFTLGKAIEKMDGYDLILCGRQAIDGDTAQIGPQVAEYLGIPHVSYVCGIEETKKKNIIVKRRLEDGYERVQCTLPALITVIGELNTPRYPRVGELIAACQEKAPITLWNAADIGVQTRDVGLEGSLTHVIRTFSPKFKREGEILEGDAKTAVESLMGRLKENRLI